One Desulfobulbus propionicus DSM 2032 DNA segment encodes these proteins:
- a CDS encoding PAS domain S-box protein has protein sequence MNDQSNPEPAELDSLQEFSELKERELQLRTTSENMKQLFELAPFGYQSLDEDGCLVEVNQTWLDTLGWSRKEVIGKSFAEFLHPDWRPFFAENFPLFKELGVVTSVEFDMLRQDGSVISVSCDGRIGRDPEGNFRQTHCFFRDITDHKKAESYRELSRKILQILSGLGTLPESIHRILEVLKQGTKFDAVGIRLKEGEDFPFYAQRGFSDNFLQHENSLLEYTKDGAIYRNKDGKAQLACACGLVLSGRFDSVKPYFTSGGSFWVNDSLVLLDIAPETDPRFHPRNQCVFNGYASFALIPIRVKEEIVGLIHFSNKQKGSFSRSSIALLENIASHIGEALLNKQAEAALQEERKRLTDIIDFLPDATFAIDRDGTIIIWNKAIEKMTGLSATDMLGKGDYAYTVPFYGEARPQLIDLIFEDNDDVASLYPNIVREGETLTTEVFCKALYNGKKGAWVYAKASPLHDQSGKIIGAIESIRDITDKKFTEEKLKKSVAWFKALFNATSDSVILVRPCGTILDLNENAARRRSLCADGMRGQNIFDFLPGESSEMRRKAIDQILYERRLVQYDESREDKYYRVRLFPILDNQGDVVQVASFSRDITENKKAEEEKRKLQTQLIQSQKMEAIGTLAGGIAHDFNNILGAILGYTEMAREIISLDPMASKYLDRVNEAANRASDLVKQILEFSRQVESKRVSLFPIYIVKEAIKLLRPSLPSTILIRQNLETSVWPIIADPTQVHQILVNLCTNAFHAMEKTGGVLEITLQNRELVESDVQHLSEIQPGKFVELAVRDTGDGISSEIRDKIFDPFFTTKSVGKGTGMGLSIVHGIVTSHEGFIICDSERGKGTVFRVYFPAVERMESQRPMAVELDPSGVERILFVDDEEILVELGVLMLEQQGYKVTGRTNSLDALVTFQNHPESFDAVITDQTMPGLTGSDLALKILQIRPNIPIILCTGYSNLISEEKAKLLGIKGFAMKPLVKKEIASLLRKLLDQTKANRK, from the coding sequence ATGAATGATCAATCCAATCCGGAACCCGCCGAACTGGATTCTTTGCAAGAATTTTCCGAATTGAAGGAAAGGGAATTACAGCTGCGAACAACCTCAGAAAACATGAAACAGTTATTTGAACTCGCCCCTTTTGGTTACCAGTCTCTTGATGAGGATGGGTGTTTGGTCGAAGTCAATCAGACTTGGCTTGATACGCTGGGATGGTCGCGAAAAGAAGTTATAGGCAAGAGCTTTGCTGAATTCCTCCATCCTGATTGGCGCCCCTTTTTCGCTGAAAATTTTCCACTGTTTAAAGAGCTCGGCGTCGTCACATCCGTTGAGTTCGATATGCTAAGGCAAGACGGTTCTGTGATTTCGGTTTCTTGTGATGGCAGGATAGGACGAGATCCGGAAGGAAATTTTCGGCAAACTCATTGTTTTTTCCGCGATATTACTGATCACAAAAAAGCAGAATCCTATAGGGAGTTAAGCCGAAAAATTTTACAGATTCTTAGCGGTCTGGGAACCCTGCCAGAGTCCATCCATCGCATTCTTGAAGTTTTAAAGCAAGGGACAAAATTTGATGCTGTTGGTATCCGCTTGAAAGAAGGGGAAGATTTTCCCTTTTATGCGCAACGAGGTTTTTCTGACAACTTTTTGCAGCATGAAAATTCTTTGCTTGAATATACCAAAGATGGTGCCATTTACCGCAATAAAGACGGTAAGGCTCAGTTAGCCTGTGCCTGTGGATTGGTTCTTTCGGGTCGATTTGATTCTGTTAAACCATATTTTACGTCAGGAGGTAGCTTTTGGGTGAACGATTCTCTAGTACTCCTAGACATCGCCCCTGAAACTGACCCCAGGTTTCATCCACGTAACCAATGTGTTTTCAACGGATACGCATCCTTTGCCTTGATACCGATTCGGGTCAAAGAAGAGATTGTCGGGCTCATCCATTTCAGCAACAAACAGAAGGGGAGTTTTTCGCGGAGTTCGATTGCCCTTCTCGAAAATATCGCTTCGCATATCGGTGAGGCTTTATTGAATAAACAGGCTGAAGCAGCCTTACAGGAAGAACGAAAACGACTAACCGATATAATTGACTTTCTGCCGGATGCCACCTTTGCCATCGACCGAGATGGGACAATCATCATCTGGAATAAGGCGATCGAAAAAATGACCGGCTTATCGGCAACGGACATGCTGGGAAAAGGCGATTATGCCTACACAGTGCCGTTTTATGGTGAAGCTCGTCCCCAGTTGATAGATCTTATCTTTGAAGATAACGATGACGTCGCTTCGCTATATCCCAATATTGTCCGGGAAGGTGAAACGTTAACAACGGAAGTGTTTTGCAAGGCGCTGTACAATGGAAAGAAAGGGGCATGGGTATATGCCAAAGCTTCACCTCTACATGACCAATCAGGAAAGATTATTGGGGCCATCGAAAGTATTCGAGATATTACCGATAAAAAGTTTACGGAGGAAAAACTCAAAAAGAGCGTTGCCTGGTTCAAGGCACTTTTCAACGCCACTTCCGATTCTGTGATTTTGGTCAGACCGTGCGGGACCATCCTCGACCTCAATGAAAACGCAGCTCGGAGGCGTTCTTTGTGCGCCGATGGAATGAGGGGACAAAATATTTTTGATTTTTTGCCCGGAGAATCTTCGGAGATGCGCCGTAAAGCCATAGACCAGATCCTTTATGAGCGAAGGTTGGTTCAATACGATGAGTCTAGAGAAGACAAATATTACAGGGTTCGCCTTTTCCCTATTCTCGATAATCAGGGTGATGTCGTCCAAGTGGCCAGTTTTTCGAGAGATATCACGGAAAACAAAAAAGCAGAAGAAGAAAAAAGAAAGCTGCAGACCCAGTTAATCCAATCTCAAAAGATGGAAGCCATTGGCACCCTAGCTGGCGGCATAGCCCATGATTTCAACAATATTCTTGGAGCAATTCTTGGATATACCGAGATGGCACGAGAAATCATCTCCCTTGATCCGATGGCAAGTAAATACCTCGATCGGGTTAATGAGGCGGCTAACAGGGCCAGCGATTTGGTCAAACAGATTCTCGAGTTCAGTCGACAGGTTGAATCAAAACGTGTCTCCTTGTTTCCTATCTATATAGTCAAAGAGGCCATCAAGCTGCTCCGGCCATCGCTTCCGTCTACGATTTTGATCAGGCAAAATCTCGAAACCTCTGTATGGCCCATTATTGCCGATCCGACACAGGTGCATCAAATCCTTGTCAATTTATGTACCAATGCTTTCCACGCAATGGAAAAGACAGGTGGCGTACTAGAGATCACATTGCAAAATAGAGAGTTGGTTGAATCCGACGTGCAGCATCTTTCAGAGATACAGCCCGGAAAATTTGTTGAACTGGCCGTACGTGATACCGGAGATGGCATCTCCTCTGAAATACGGGACAAGATTTTTGACCCTTTTTTCACAACTAAGTCCGTTGGCAAAGGGACTGGAATGGGTTTGTCCATTGTCCATGGAATTGTCACCAGCCATGAAGGATTCATTATCTGTGACAGCGAACGAGGGAAAGGAACTGTTTTCCGTGTTTATTTCCCCGCCGTCGAGCGCATGGAATCCCAACGCCCGATGGCTGTTGAGCTTGATCCTTCCGGTGTTGAGCGGATTCTCTTTGTCGATGATGAGGAGATCCTTGTTGAGTTGGGTGTACTTATGCTGGAGCAGCAGGGATACAAAGTAACAGGTCGGACCAACAGCCTAGACGCGCTGGTAACGTTTCAGAATCACCCTGAATCCTTTGATGCCGTAATTACGGATCAAACGATGCCAGGATTAACAGGAAGTGATCTAGCTCTTAAAATACTACAAATAAGACCAAATATTCCTATCATCCTTTGTACAGGCTACAGTAATTTAATTTCAGAAGAAAAGGCAAAATTGCTGGGTATTAAGGGGTTTGCCATGAAGCCCTTGGTTAAGAAGGAGATCGCCTCCCTCTTGAGGAAATTACTCGACCAAACGAAAGCTAACCGCAAGTGA
- a CDS encoding DNA adenine methylase, whose translation MGALIPYFGGKSRLAKAIISRFPEHQCYVEVFAGAANVFFAKEPKGTEVINDLDRDLITLYRTVKHHPEELHRQFKYALVARDEFNCLMQVNPDTLTDIQRAARYLYLQRMCFGGRSRGRTFGTSTTGVPRLNLFTLQRLLEEAWIRLGQVMIECLDFRDLIPRYDREYTLFFLDPPYWKIDGYAHNFVEQDFLDLAEVLAGIKGRFLMTINDTPEIREIFKRFWIEEVELKYSMSKKEGSRSQVRAELLIGN comes from the coding sequence GTGGGAGCACTGATACCCTATTTTGGCGGCAAGAGCCGTCTGGCCAAGGCCATCATCTCGAGATTTCCGGAGCACCAGTGCTATGTCGAGGTATTCGCCGGAGCAGCCAATGTCTTCTTTGCCAAGGAACCCAAGGGGACCGAGGTGATCAACGATCTGGACCGGGATCTGATCACCCTCTACCGCACGGTCAAGCATCATCCCGAGGAGCTGCACCGCCAGTTCAAGTACGCCTTGGTCGCACGGGACGAATTCAACTGCTTGATGCAGGTCAATCCCGACACCCTCACCGATATCCAGCGGGCAGCCCGGTACCTCTATCTCCAGCGGATGTGTTTTGGCGGCCGCAGCCGGGGGCGGACCTTCGGCACGTCAACGACGGGCGTCCCCAGGCTCAACCTGTTCACCCTGCAACGGCTACTGGAAGAAGCCTGGATCCGGCTGGGCCAGGTGATGATCGAATGTCTCGATTTCCGCGATCTGATCCCCCGCTACGACCGGGAATACACCCTGTTCTTCCTGGATCCGCCGTACTGGAAGATCGATGGCTATGCCCACAACTTCGTTGAGCAGGACTTTCTTGATCTGGCCGAGGTGTTGGCCGGAATCAAGGGCCGGTTCCTGATGACCATCAATGACACGCCCGAGATCCGGGAGATCTTCAAGCGCTTTTGGATTGAAGAGGTGGAGTTGAAGTACTCGATGAGCAAGAAGGAAGGGAGCCGGTCACAGGTGCGGGCCGAGTTGCTGATTGGGAATTAA
- a CDS encoding phage tail protein → MGGGKGDECYVTGYRYYAGLHLVFCHALDKLIKIKVGDKWAWEGAVTANQTIAVSKPNLFGGDGREGGIKGNVDVCFGLPDQPQNSYLQKKLGNDIPAFRGLFGLIARRCLLAANNPYIKEWAILGQRSRVGWRDDLADIVAADGYVDMNPAHIIYEALTNTTWGGLGYPVADLDTASFESAAYFLASGTDPRQEGFGLSLLWARDSSIEDFLNIILDHIDGVLYFSHRTGLLTLKLIRNDYTKALLPVIDQRSAVELVEYYVASAAEAVNQVTVKWVDRANQAQATTVQDIAGITRAGGQIIQATVEMPGIATEEWAHKIAARELQQMAMPLASCTLTVNRKHWSLEPGDCFVFDWPPIGLSGVVMRVNQVEIGEYTDSTLRIKAARDVYGLGPVAITTPAESLWTNPLTAPADAVRRKIQEITWWQFVRLFGESAAVLAELEDDSTMLTCCCDRPSSDALNYEMWTRNVGAAEFVKRDTDSFPFVSATAMPLSPEISSVIQLQDADIDTDLVKVGTYAALGDELVAITAMDAINGTLTVNRGVLDTIPVAHAAGTLLWCHQSFFGLDRTDRAVGEQVEIKLLPSTAEGRLQLADASTDTHTCVGRMMRPYPPGNVQVNGQRWPDKINIQDGITITWAHRDRTQQTVTLVRQDEGNIGPEAGVTYAVRVYDAVTGAMLKEQTGITGTSDTTDLIALGHTDVETVRIELESIRASLVSQQRWSLTVAIDADQNAVALDGEYIALDGDRVYLF, encoded by the coding sequence ATGGGCGGCGGCAAGGGGGATGAATGTTACGTCACCGGGTACCGCTACTATGCGGGCCTGCACCTGGTGTTCTGCCATGCGCTCGACAAGCTCATCAAGATCAAGGTCGGCGACAAATGGGCCTGGGAAGGCGCGGTGACCGCCAACCAGACCATCGCCGTCAGCAAGCCAAACCTGTTCGGCGGCGATGGCCGCGAAGGCGGCATCAAGGGCAATGTCGACGTGTGCTTTGGCCTGCCGGACCAGCCGCAGAACAGTTATCTGCAAAAGAAACTGGGCAATGATATTCCGGCATTCCGCGGGCTGTTTGGACTGATCGCCCGCCGGTGCCTTTTGGCGGCCAACAATCCGTACATCAAGGAGTGGGCCATCCTGGGGCAGCGATCCAGGGTTGGCTGGCGGGATGATCTGGCCGATATTGTCGCCGCTGATGGATACGTGGATATGAACCCGGCACACATCATCTACGAGGCCCTGACCAATACCACCTGGGGCGGGCTGGGCTACCCGGTGGCCGATCTGGACACAGCCTCGTTCGAGAGCGCCGCCTACTTTCTCGCCTCCGGCACCGACCCACGGCAGGAGGGGTTCGGCCTGTCGCTCCTGTGGGCCAGAGACAGCAGTATCGAGGACTTCCTCAACATCATCCTCGACCACATCGACGGCGTGCTCTATTTCAGCCACCGCACCGGCCTGCTCACCCTCAAGCTGATCCGCAACGACTACACCAAGGCGCTGTTGCCGGTGATCGACCAGCGCAGCGCGGTGGAGCTGGTGGAATACTACGTTGCCTCAGCCGCCGAGGCGGTCAACCAGGTGACGGTCAAATGGGTGGACCGGGCCAATCAGGCCCAGGCCACCACGGTCCAGGACATTGCCGGGATCACCCGCGCCGGCGGTCAGATCATCCAGGCCACCGTCGAAATGCCCGGCATCGCCACCGAGGAGTGGGCGCACAAGATCGCGGCCCGCGAGCTCCAGCAGATGGCCATGCCCCTGGCCTCCTGCACGCTTACGGTCAACCGCAAGCACTGGAGCCTTGAGCCCGGCGACTGTTTTGTCTTCGATTGGCCGCCCATCGGCCTGTCCGGCGTGGTCATGCGGGTCAACCAGGTGGAGATCGGCGAGTACACCGACAGCACCTTGCGCATCAAGGCGGCCCGCGACGTCTACGGCCTGGGCCCGGTGGCCATCACCACCCCGGCGGAAAGCCTGTGGACAAACCCGCTGACCGCGCCGGCCGATGCGGTGCGGCGGAAAATCCAGGAAATCACCTGGTGGCAGTTCGTGCGCCTCTTCGGCGAGTCCGCCGCCGTGCTGGCCGAGCTGGAAGACGACAGCACCATGCTCACCTGCTGCTGCGACCGCCCCAGCAGCGATGCCCTCAACTATGAGATGTGGACCCGCAACGTGGGCGCCGCTGAGTTCGTCAAGCGGGATACCGACTCCTTCCCGTTCGTCAGCGCCACGGCGATGCCGCTGTCGCCGGAGATCAGCTCGGTGATCCAGTTGCAGGATGCGGATATCGACACCGATCTGGTCAAGGTCGGCACCTATGCGGCATTGGGCGACGAACTGGTGGCCATCACCGCCATGGATGCCATCAATGGCACCCTGACGGTCAACCGGGGCGTGCTCGACACCATCCCCGTGGCCCATGCGGCCGGCACCCTCCTGTGGTGCCACCAATCGTTCTTCGGCCTGGACCGCACCGACCGCGCCGTCGGCGAGCAGGTGGAGATCAAGCTGTTGCCGTCCACCGCCGAGGGGCGGTTGCAACTGGCCGACGCCAGCACCGACACCCATACCTGCGTGGGGCGGATGATGCGGCCCTATCCGCCGGGCAACGTACAGGTCAATGGGCAGCGGTGGCCTGACAAGATCAACATCCAGGACGGCATAACGATTACCTGGGCGCACCGGGATCGAACGCAACAGACCGTCACCCTGGTTCGCCAGGACGAAGGCAACATCGGCCCGGAAGCCGGGGTCACCTACGCTGTCCGGGTTTATGACGCCGTTACGGGGGCGATGCTCAAGGAGCAAACCGGTATCACCGGGACAAGCGATACCACTGATCTAATCGCCCTCGGCCACACCGATGTCGAAACGGTCAGGATTGAACTTGAGAGCATTCGCGCGAGCCTTGTCAGCCAGCAGAGGTGGAGCCTCACTGTTGCCATCGACGCCGACCAAAACGCCGTTGCCCTCGATGGCGAGTATATCGCTCTTGATGGCGATCGAGTCTACCTGTTTTAA
- a CDS encoding phage BR0599 family protein has translation MSYATYEESDSSGQPLELYRFSVGAQQWLFTSADHEVGSLAEEKYQPVYIKRGGFSKGGDARRSTMDIEINAANDVALLFRDGWLAGTVIVTIFRLHHGDSEKQLFWKGRITGCKWAGSVATLSSDSAFTLFKRAGLRRVYQVGCPHVLYSAACGINADARKVVGTVMEVIDGRLTVDGLTSFASGYFLGGMLQAGTELRMINGHEGATITMVDAIGGLVAGTEVTLWPGCRHDMNDCGGKFNNIVNYGGLPYLPTKNPFSGDALV, from the coding sequence ATGAGCTACGCGACCTATGAAGAATCCGACTCTTCCGGCCAGCCGCTGGAGTTGTACCGCTTCTCGGTGGGCGCCCAGCAATGGCTGTTCACCAGCGCGGACCATGAGGTGGGGAGTTTGGCTGAGGAGAAATACCAGCCCGTCTACATCAAGCGCGGCGGGTTCTCCAAGGGCGGCGATGCCCGGCGGAGCACCATGGACATCGAAATCAACGCGGCCAACGATGTGGCCCTGTTGTTCCGTGACGGCTGGCTGGCCGGCACGGTGATCGTGACCATTTTCCGGCTGCACCACGGCGACAGCGAGAAACAGCTGTTCTGGAAGGGCCGGATCACCGGCTGCAAGTGGGCCGGGTCCGTGGCCACCCTTTCCAGCGACTCGGCCTTCACCCTGTTCAAGCGGGCCGGATTGCGGCGGGTGTACCAGGTGGGGTGTCCGCATGTGCTCTACTCGGCCGCGTGCGGGATCAATGCCGACGCCCGCAAGGTGGTCGGCACCGTGATGGAGGTGATTGACGGCAGGCTCACCGTCGACGGGCTGACCTCGTTCGCCTCGGGGTATTTTCTCGGCGGCATGCTGCAGGCCGGGACCGAACTGCGGATGATCAACGGCCACGAGGGGGCGACGATCACCATGGTCGATGCCATCGGCGGCCTGGTGGCCGGGACAGAGGTGACCCTGTGGCCGGGCTGCCGCCACGACATGAATGACTGCGGGGGCAAATTCAACAACATCGTCAACTATGGCGGGCTGCCCTATCTGCCCACCAAGAACCCGTTCAGCGGCGACGCATTGGTGTAG
- a CDS encoding gp436 family protein: MYATLADILEQMAESDLIALTDDVQSGTVDTDVVDWALNGADALIDAHCHDRYQLPFYPVPGLAVTFAVDLAIYNLYSRRPHVEVPQAVKDRQTQALAYLKRVQTGEASMGADAALITTATESLSGLTPGSERLFTRTTMRGL; this comes from the coding sequence ATGTACGCCACCTTGGCCGACATCCTGGAACAGATGGCCGAGTCGGACCTGATTGCCCTGACCGATGACGTCCAGAGCGGAACGGTTGATACCGACGTGGTCGATTGGGCCTTGAATGGCGCCGATGCCCTGATCGATGCCCATTGCCATGACCGCTACCAGCTGCCGTTCTATCCGGTACCCGGGCTGGCGGTTACCTTCGCGGTCGACCTGGCCATCTACAACCTCTATTCCCGGCGGCCCCATGTGGAGGTGCCTCAGGCGGTCAAGGATCGGCAGACTCAGGCCCTTGCCTATCTCAAGCGGGTGCAGACCGGCGAGGCCTCCATGGGGGCCGATGCCGCATTGATCACGACTGCGACCGAGAGCCTGAGCGGACTCACCCCGGGCAGCGAGCGGCTGTTTACCCGCACCACCATGAGGGGGCTCTGA
- a CDS encoding HI1506-related protein, producing MITITSKKEGFRRCGLAHSQTPITYEDDRFTTEELKTLQKEPMLVVTVSEAPKETKGSKGKNGKDKEPEGNAPGDGTTNGAEDSKNNNSPAGGNS from the coding sequence ATGATCACGATTACGAGCAAGAAAGAGGGCTTCCGCCGGTGCGGTCTGGCCCATAGCCAGACACCGATCACCTATGAGGATGACCGATTCACCACCGAGGAACTCAAGACCTTGCAGAAGGAGCCAATGTTGGTGGTCACGGTTTCGGAAGCCCCCAAGGAGACCAAGGGATCAAAGGGCAAGAACGGCAAGGACAAAGAGCCGGAAGGCAATGCTCCGGGAGACGGCACGACGAACGGCGCCGAGGACTCGAAGAACAATAATTCCCCAGCAGGAGGCAATAGCTGA
- a CDS encoding Mu-like prophage major head subunit gpT family protein, producing MIINSSNLAGMYRGFKAVYQRGFDNAESQWQQVATRVPSTTLIEDYGWIGEIPGMREWVGDRHINNLSMHDYSIKNKSFELTVGVDRDRIEDDQYGIYAPMMENMGFEARIHPDKLVFALMTAGFATPCYDGQYFFDSDHPVLDADGNVTSVSNVQSGSGNPWFLLDTRRPLKPIIFQDRKAANFVLLNQERDENVFMRKTFLYGVDSRCNVGFGFWQMAFGSKATLDATNFEAAYDAMGAFKKDWGEPLGVVPNLLVVGPSNYSKAKKIIEAQLINGGDSNTNYKAVDLLKVPWLA from the coding sequence ATGATCATTAACAGCAGCAACCTGGCCGGCATGTATCGCGGTTTCAAGGCGGTCTACCAGCGGGGCTTCGACAACGCCGAGTCCCAATGGCAGCAGGTGGCGACCCGGGTGCCCTCCACCACCCTGATCGAGGATTACGGTTGGATCGGCGAGATCCCGGGCATGCGGGAATGGGTGGGCGATCGCCACATCAACAACCTGAGCATGCACGACTACTCGATCAAGAACAAGTCGTTCGAGTTGACCGTGGGCGTGGATCGCGACCGGATCGAAGACGATCAGTACGGCATCTACGCCCCCATGATGGAGAACATGGGGTTTGAGGCCCGGATCCATCCGGACAAGCTGGTCTTTGCCCTCATGACGGCGGGATTTGCCACCCCCTGTTATGACGGCCAGTACTTCTTTGATTCGGATCACCCGGTGCTCGATGCGGATGGCAACGTCACCTCGGTCTCCAACGTCCAGTCCGGATCGGGCAACCCCTGGTTCCTGCTCGATACCCGCCGGCCCCTGAAACCTATCATCTTCCAGGATCGCAAGGCGGCCAACTTCGTGCTGCTCAATCAGGAGCGCGATGAGAACGTGTTCATGCGCAAGACCTTCCTTTACGGGGTCGACTCGCGCTGCAACGTCGGCTTCGGTTTCTGGCAGATGGCCTTCGGGTCCAAGGCCACCCTGGATGCGACCAACTTCGAGGCCGCCTATGACGCCATGGGTGCCTTCAAGAAGGATTGGGGTGAGCCCTTGGGCGTGGTGCCCAACCTGCTGGTGGTTGGACCGTCCAACTACAGCAAGGCCAAGAAGATCATCGAGGCCCAGCTGATCAACGGCGGTGATTCCAACACCAACTACAAGGCGGTCGACCTGCTCAAGGTGCCGTGGCTGGCCTGA
- a CDS encoding phage protease has protein sequence MTTTQHIALNSTEIALQNNTVPEWVELIPAGRVAGRDGRTWNNIHPQGILDAFIAQGMDLPIDLEHATELKAPLGEPAPAAGWIKELQNREGVIWGRVEWNASGKDLVGGKQYRYLSPVILYQKDNGLIVGLTSVALTNRPNLNLQALNHHTGIQDPKETPMLKALLAALALPEDATQDQALAKISALKTDLATATNRAENPSLEKFVPRSDYDAALARATNAEQSLTALKQEQLETEIETAINAALTEGKITPATVDYHKAQCRQEGGLQRFADFCKAAPVIGDPSGLDGKKVPAESKALNSDERTICERLGVSEEEYHKAAV, from the coding sequence ATGACAACCACGCAGCACATTGCACTGAACAGCACCGAAATCGCGCTCCAAAACAACACGGTCCCCGAGTGGGTGGAATTGATCCCGGCGGGCCGGGTTGCGGGACGCGACGGCCGGACCTGGAACAACATCCACCCCCAAGGGATCCTCGATGCCTTCATTGCCCAAGGCATGGACCTGCCGATTGACCTGGAGCATGCCACCGAGCTGAAAGCACCCCTGGGAGAACCGGCGCCGGCAGCCGGCTGGATCAAGGAGTTGCAGAACCGGGAAGGCGTCATTTGGGGCCGGGTCGAGTGGAACGCCAGCGGCAAGGACCTGGTCGGCGGCAAACAGTACCGCTACCTGAGCCCCGTGATCCTCTACCAGAAAGACAACGGCCTGATCGTCGGTTTGACCTCGGTGGCCCTGACCAACCGGCCCAACCTCAACCTGCAGGCCCTCAACCATCACACCGGGATCCAGGATCCCAAGGAGACCCCTATGCTCAAAGCACTGCTGGCAGCCCTGGCGCTGCCCGAAGACGCCACCCAGGACCAGGCCCTGGCCAAGATCTCGGCTCTCAAAACCGATCTGGCCACAGCCACCAACCGGGCCGAGAATCCCAGTCTGGAGAAGTTTGTGCCCCGCTCCGACTATGACGCGGCCCTGGCCCGGGCCACCAATGCCGAGCAATCGCTTACCGCCCTCAAGCAGGAGCAGCTCGAAACCGAGATCGAGACCGCGATCAATGCAGCGCTGACCGAGGGCAAGATCACCCCGGCCACGGTCGACTACCACAAGGCCCAGTGCCGGCAGGAAGGCGGGCTGCAGCGGTTCGCCGACTTCTGTAAGGCAGCCCCGGTCATCGGTGATCCCTCCGGTCTGGACGGCAAGAAGGTGCCGGCCGAGAGCAAGGCCCTGAACAGCGACGAGCGGACCATCTGTGAACGGCTGGGCGTTTCGGAAGAAGAATACCACAAGGCCGCCGTCTAA
- a CDS encoding phage virion morphogenesis protein encodes MEISLKINDQDTQNLLNRLRANAADLTPTMQAIGAFYERRVRENFKAQSAPDGTPWAPLSEVTLHLGLARNKGWKKNGYLSAKGKRYLSGKRILWEHGDLEGSVHSQASRTSVSIGTGGHIPYAAIHQLGGKAGRGRKVTIPARPYLALNRGTEMDLAERDRTMVIELIRERLLDL; translated from the coding sequence ATGGAGATCAGTCTCAAAATTAACGACCAGGACACTCAAAATCTGCTCAATCGACTGCGGGCCAATGCCGCCGACCTGACACCCACCATGCAGGCGATCGGTGCCTTCTACGAGCGGCGGGTGCGGGAGAATTTCAAGGCCCAGTCCGCACCGGACGGTACCCCCTGGGCACCGCTCTCGGAGGTTACCTTGCACCTGGGGCTGGCCAGGAACAAGGGCTGGAAGAAGAACGGCTACCTCTCGGCCAAGGGCAAACGCTACCTGAGCGGCAAGCGGATCCTGTGGGAGCACGGTGACCTGGAGGGGTCGGTGCACAGCCAGGCCAGCCGAACCAGCGTCAGCATTGGGACCGGTGGGCACATCCCCTACGCGGCCATCCACCAGCTGGGCGGCAAGGCCGGACGCGGACGCAAGGTGACCATCCCGGCCCGGCCGTACCTGGCGCTCAACCGGGGTACCGAGATGGACCTGGCGGAGCGGGACCGAACCATGGTGATCGAGCTGATCCGGGAGCGATTGCTCGACCTTTGA
- a CDS encoding phage minor head protein, producing the protein MDSAEFEQIFRLPFAEASAWFRDKLNIPTTKWDELAGEAHGKGFMSAGAYQADLLNELRQMTDRAIAGGMDIREFRQQFRPLVQRYGWQLQGGGPAWRSDLIWRTNINTAYQAGRWQQFETAGIDFLKYVHNDGVRNPRPNHLAMDGIILPRTDPFWQINYPPNGWGCKCRVVAATRAEYETARSEQRTRPANWQDLPDKGWDYNVATAGKEHLADAMLEKMQRLPDDIAEAWMQLIMQMGLEEWIAR; encoded by the coding sequence ATGGACAGCGCTGAGTTCGAACAGATTTTCCGCCTGCCCTTTGCCGAGGCCAGTGCCTGGTTCAGGGACAAGCTCAATATCCCCACGACCAAGTGGGATGAGCTGGCCGGCGAAGCACACGGCAAGGGGTTCATGAGCGCCGGGGCCTACCAGGCAGACCTCTTGAACGAATTGCGGCAGATGACCGACAGGGCCATTGCCGGAGGCATGGACATCCGGGAGTTCCGCCAGCAGTTCCGACCCTTGGTACAGCGCTATGGCTGGCAGCTCCAGGGCGGTGGACCTGCCTGGCGATCAGATTTGATCTGGCGGACCAACATCAACACCGCTTACCAGGCCGGACGCTGGCAGCAGTTTGAAACGGCTGGGATCGATTTCTTGAAATACGTGCACAACGATGGCGTGCGCAATCCCCGGCCCAACCACCTGGCCATGGACGGCATCATCCTGCCCCGTACCGATCCGTTCTGGCAGATCAACTATCCGCCCAACGGCTGGGGCTGCAAGTGCCGGGTGGTGGCTGCCACCAGGGCCGAGTACGAGACGGCCAGGTCCGAACAGAGAACACGGCCGGCAAACTGGCAGGACCTGCCCGACAAGGGCTGGGATTACAACGTGGCCACGGCCGGCAAGGAGCACCTGGCCGATGCCATGCTGGAGAAGATGCAGCGGTTGCCCGACGATATCGCCGAGGCCTGGATGCAGCTGATCATGCAGATGGGGCTGGAAGAGTGGATCGCTCGATGA